A genome region from Megalobrama amblycephala isolate DHTTF-2021 linkage group LG16, ASM1881202v1, whole genome shotgun sequence includes the following:
- the LOC125248263 gene encoding tripartite motif-containing protein 29-like, producing the protein MQKFSSDERKQKAVKSCLTCQSSYCDDHLELHLRVPRLKKHTLIDAVENLEDYICQKHERPLEMFCRDDQTCVCLFCTEGEHRTHNTVPIEEESREKKLVQTQTDVHQMIRTE; encoded by the exons ATGCAGAAGTTCTCTAGTGATGAAAGAAAGCAGAAAGCTGTGAAGTCCTGCCTGACGTGTCAAAGCTCTTACTGTGATGATCATCTGGAGCTTCATCTCAGAGTCCCACGTCTAAAGAAACACACACTGATTGACGCTGTGGAAAATCTGGAGGATTATATATGCCAGAAACACGAGAGACCTCTGGAGATGTTCTGCAGAGATGATCAGAcgtgtgtttgtctgttctgCACTGAAGGAGAACACAGGACTCACAACACTGTTCCTATAGAGGAGGAGAGTCGAGAGAAGAAG CTGGTTCAGACACAGACAGATGTTCATCAGATGATCAGGACAGAATGA